A genomic window from Camelina sativa cultivar DH55 chromosome 2, Cs, whole genome shotgun sequence includes:
- the LOC104714264 gene encoding transcription factor UNE12-like codes for MAGNNPHENLSDQTPSDDFFEQILGLPNFSASSGAGLSGVDGGLGGGAPPMMLQLGSGDEGSHMGGLGGSGGPTGFHNQMFPLGLSLDQGKGPGSGGFLRPEGGHGSGKRFSDDVVDNRCSSMKPVFHGQPMQQPAPSAPHQPTSIRPRVRARRGQATDPHSIAERLRRERIAERIRALQELVPTVNKTDRAAMIDEIVDYVKFLRLQVKVLSMSRLGGAGAVAPLVTDMPLSSSVEDETGEGGRAPQPAWEKWSNDGTERQVAKLMEENVGAAMQLLQSKALCMMPISLAMAIYHSQPPDTSSVVKPETNPPQ; via the exons ATGGCTGGTAACAACCCTCACGAGAACCTTTCTGACCAAACTCCTTCTGATGATTTCTTCGAGCAAATCCTCGGTCTTCCTAACTTCTCAGCCTCTTCCGGAGCCGGTTTATCTGGAGTTGACGGCGGATTAGGCGGAGGAGCACCGCCGATGATGTTGCAGTTGGGTTCTGGAGACGAAGGAAGTCATATGGGTGGGTTAGGAGGAAGTGGTGGACCAACTGGGTTTCACAATCAGATGTTTCCTCTAGGGTTAAGTCTTGATCAAGGGAAAGGACCTGGAAGTGGAGGGTTTCTTAGACCTGAAGGTGGACATGGAAGTGGGAAACGTTTCTCAGATGATGTTGTTGATAATCGTTGTTCTTCTATGAAACCT GTTTTCCATGGGCAGCCAATGCAACAGCCAGCTCCATCGGCGCCACATCAGCCTACCTCAATCCGCCCTAGGGTTCGAGCTAGGCGTGGTCAGGCTACTGATCCACATAGCATTGCTGAGAGG CTACGTAGGGAAAGAATAGCAGAACGGATCAGGGCACTGCAGGAACTTGTACCTACTGTGAACAAG ACCGATAGAGCTGCTATGATCGATGAGATTGTCGATTATGTCAAGTTTCTCAGACTCCAAGTTAAG GTTTTGAGCATGAGCCGACTTGGTGGAGCCGGTGCAGTTGCTCCACTTGTTACTGATATGCCTCTTTCATCATCAGTTGAG GATGAAACGGGTGAAGGTGGAAGAGCTCCTCAACCCGCATGGGAGAAATGGTCTAACGATGGAACCGAACGTCAAGTGGCTAAATTGATGGAAGAAAATGTTGGAGCCGCGATGCAGCTTCTTCAATCAAAGGCTCTTTGTATGATGCCTATATCATTGGCAATGGCAATTTACCATTCTCAGCCTCCGGATACATCTTCGGTGGTGAAGCCTGAGACTAATCCTCCACAGTAG
- the LOC109126275 gene encoding pollen-specific leucine-rich repeat extensin-like protein 3 encodes MPNRGGRKRKPAAPNVSQRVGASTANKRPHSLPNQYNFTPAVQSPPPLQTPEVQRQSSAAQIRNYPPPQQLFQNSYTHPPQPTVNPTPSQEVHYNPSHPPSQQLFHNSYTHPPQTTVNPTPSQEVHYNPSHPPPALVDPPPTLVDPPPSPAEVSQTRSHRGHIAGSECTASSAKQT; translated from the coding sequence ATGCCTAATCGAGGAGGAAGGAAGAGGAAACCTGCTGCTCCTAACGTTTCTCAGAGAGTCGGAGCGTCAACAGCAAATAAACGGCCGCACAGTCTACCCAATCAGTACAACTTCACGCCGGCggtccaatctcctcctccgctGCAGACGCCTGAAGTACAACGACAGTCATCGGCGGCCCAGATCCGGAACTATCCTCCGCCTCAACAGCTTTTTCAGAACTCCTACACTCACCCACCGCAGCCTACAGTGAACCCGACCCCTTCTCAAGAAGTCCACTACAATCCGTCGCATCCTCCGTCTCAACAGCTTTTTCACAACTCCTACACTCACCCACCGCAGACTACAGTGAACCCGACTCCTTCTCAAGAAGTCCACTACAATCCGTCGCATCCTCCGCCTGCTCTAGTTGACCCTCCGCCTACTCTAGTTGACCCTCCGCCTTCTCCAGCTGAAGTCTCTCAGACTCGCAGTCATC